In Candidatus Delongbacteria bacterium, the following proteins share a genomic window:
- the rsmD gene encoding 16S rRNA (guanine(966)-N(2))-methyltransferase RsmD yields MIKITGGKYRGRNLKFTLNKELRPTTSFFRQWIFNVLQNHLNYDDLIILDLFSGSGVVGIEFLSRGASKVTFIDQDRNTNLMLSQFLKEIGETSSKVLTGDVLKFIETNDLNDFNIIFFDPPYKTDFLYQVLEILNKKNLKSGMLLIFETSAKSEIDFTGFKVLKEKSSGTTKMVILEKL; encoded by the coding sequence TTGATTAAAATTACAGGTGGAAAATACAGGGGAAGAAATCTAAAGTTTACGCTGAATAAAGAACTACGACCAACAACATCTTTTTTCAGACAATGGATTTTCAATGTCCTACAAAATCATTTAAATTATGATGATTTGATAATACTGGATCTATTTTCTGGCAGCGGTGTCGTTGGTATTGAGTTCTTAAGTAGAGGTGCATCAAAAGTTACTTTTATTGATCAAGACAGAAATACAAATCTTATGCTATCCCAGTTCTTGAAAGAAATAGGAGAAACATCTTCAAAAGTACTAACTGGTGATGTTCTAAAGTTTATTGAAACCAATGATTTGAATGATTTTAATATCATTTTTTTCGATCCTCCATATAAAACTGATTTCCTTTACCAAGTTCTTGAAATTTTAAACAAAAAAAATTTAAAATCAGGAATGCTTCTTATTTTTGAGACATCAGCCAAATCAGAAATAGATTTTACCGGGTTTAAGGTCCTTAAAGAAAAATCAAGTGGTACTACAAAGATGGTTATTTTGGAGAAGTTGTAA